A region of Campylobacter armoricus DNA encodes the following proteins:
- a CDS encoding flagellar hook-basal body protein has translation MQNGYYQATGAMVTQFNRLDVVTNNLANVNTSGYKRDNVVIADFKRIFKETQDELPIQNHTRDAARFVNTTIDRVPQVNHVYTNFSVGSMKMTHNPLDLALTREDTFYLIKTNNGEVRLSQDGNFQLDEEGYLVNRQGYRVLSSDYFNNPENDGIRIGDSTSFINVDKNGIISASNQNIARLFVAQVDDLRDLQKDGDNMYKIDLNKIRDLPNSNAVKQGFTQGSNVNPVTEMVGLIEANRMVEMYQKVMTSHMDDLNQEAINKLASTK, from the coding sequence ATGCAAAATGGTTATTATCAAGCTACAGGTGCTATGGTTACTCAATTTAATCGTTTAGATGTAGTAACAAACAATTTAGCAAATGTTAATACAAGTGGCTATAAAAGAGATAATGTTGTTATTGCAGATTTTAAAAGGATTTTTAAAGAAACTCAAGATGAGTTGCCTATACAAAATCATACAAGAGATGCTGCAAGATTTGTTAATACAACTATTGATAGAGTTCCACAGGTGAATCATGTTTATACAAATTTTAGCGTAGGTTCGATGAAGATGACACATAATCCTTTAGATTTAGCATTAACACGCGAGGATACTTTTTATCTCATTAAAACGAATAATGGAGAAGTGAGATTAAGTCAGGATGGAAATTTTCAACTTGATGAAGAAGGATATTTAGTAAATCGTCAAGGTTATAGGGTTTTAAGTAGTGATTATTTTAACAACCCAGAAAATGATGGCATACGCATAGGGGATTCTACCTCTTTTATAAATGTCGATAAAAATGGAATAATAAGTGCTTCTAACCAAAATATCGCAAGATTATTTGTAGCTCAAGTAGATGATTTAAGAGATTTACAAAAAGATGGCGATAATATGTATAAGATTGATTTAAATAAAATTAGAGACTTGCCAAATTCAAATGCTGTAAAACAAGGTTTTACTCAAGGTTCTAATGTAAATCCAGTTACAGAAATGGTAGGTTTGATAGAAGCAAATAGAATGGTTGAGATGTATCAAAAAGTTATGACTTCTCATATGGATGATTTAAATCAAGAAGCTATTAATAAATTAGCAAGTACTAAATAA
- the flgG gene encoding flagellar basal-body rod protein FlgG — MLRSLYTAASGMVSQQTQIDVTSNNISNVNTVGYKKSRAEFADLMYQTMKYAGTSTSSTTKHPSGIEVGLGSRVTAISKIFSEGSLKQTSTAGLDMAIAGNNGFFQIQMPDGTIAYTRNGQFTKDAEGNIVNSDGYRLLPEMTIPEDATAINVASDGTISVIQPGNTAETQIGQIELVNFINPAGLHALGDNLLVETDASGAPIAGIAGENGFSPIKHGFVELSNVQLVEEMTDLITGQRAYEAGSKAITTSDDMLGIVNQLKR; from the coding sequence ATGTTAAGATCATTATATACAGCAGCATCAGGGATGGTATCACAGCAAACTCAAATTGATGTAACATCAAATAATATTTCAAATGTAAATACAGTTGGTTATAAAAAATCTCGTGCGGAATTTGCAGATTTGATGTATCAAACTATGAAATACGCAGGTACTTCAACTTCAAGTACAACCAAACATCCAAGTGGTATAGAAGTAGGTCTTGGCTCAAGAGTTACTGCTATAAGTAAAATTTTTAGTGAGGGTAGTTTAAAACAAACTTCTACTGCAGGTCTTGATATGGCAATTGCTGGGAATAATGGATTTTTCCAAATTCAAATGCCTGATGGCACTATAGCTTATACTAGAAATGGTCAATTTACAAAAGATGCAGAAGGAAATATAGTAAATTCAGATGGTTATAGACTTTTACCTGAAATGACCATACCAGAAGATGCAACTGCTATAAATGTTGCGAGTGATGGAACTATTTCTGTGATACAACCAGGAAATACCGCTGAAACTCAAATAGGTCAAATTGAACTTGTAAATTTTATCAATCCAGCAGGATTGCACGCACTTGGGGATAATCTTTTAGTAGAAACTGATGCAAGTGGAGCACCTATTGCAGGTATTGCGGGTGAAAATGGTTTTTCTCCTATAAAGCATGGTTTTGTTGAACTTAGCAATGTGCAACTTGTTGAAGAAATGACTGATTTAATCACAGGACAAAGAGCCTATGAGGCAGGTTCGAAAGCTATCACTACAAGTGATGATATGCTTGGAATAGTAAATCAATTAAAACGCTAA